One window from the genome of Anticarsia gemmatalis isolate Benzon Research Colony breed Stoneville strain chromosome 8, ilAntGemm2 primary, whole genome shotgun sequence encodes:
- the Manf gene encoding mesencephalic astrocyte-derived neurotrophic factor: MYKLGVFQLLFLATIVQVALALKEGECEVCIKTVEKFAATLSDDVKKNPKSIEAEFKKFCKGSKNKENRFCYYLGGLEESATGILGELSKPLSWSMPADKICEKLKKKDAQICDLRFDKQIDLNNVDLKKLKVRDLKKILNDWDEVCDGCIEKTDFIKRIEELKPKYMGKTEL; this comes from the coding sequence atgtataaattaggTGTGTTTCAGTTATTATTCTTGGCGACAATCGTCCAAGTCGCGCTAGCGCTAAAGGAAGGCGAGTGCGAAGTTTGTATTAAAACTGTGGAGAAATTCGCGGCCACGTTATCAGACGATGTCAAGAAAAACCCGAAATCCATCGAGGCTGAGTTCAAGAAGTTCTGTAAAGGCTCTAAAAACAAAGAGAACAGGTTTTGTTATTACTTAGGAGGCTTGGAGGAGTCTGCCACCGGTATCTTGGGTGAGCTGTCGAAGCCGCTCAGTTGGTCTATGCCTGCCGATAAGATCTGTGAGAAGTTGAAGAAGAAGGACGCGCAGATCTGTGACCTGAGGTTTGACAAACAGATTGACCTCAATAATGTTGATTTGAAGAAGCTCAAAGTGAGAGATCTGAAGAAAATCCTCAACGACTGGGATGAGGTGTGCGACGGCTGCATCGAGAAGACAGACTTCATCAAGAGAATAGAAGAGTTAAAGCCTAAGTACATGGGCAAAACCGAATTGTAA
- the ATPsynF gene encoding ATP synthase, subunit F, translated as MGFGDYPKEYNPSVHGPYDPARFYGKPDTPFGQVKLNELGAWLGRRNKSPQAVVGACSRAWWRWQHKYMQPKKVGIAPFFQLLVGSMTFFYAINYGKMKHHRNYKYH; from the exons ATGGGTTTTGGTGATTATCCCAAGGAGTACAATCCTTCTGTCCATGGGCCATACGACCCGGCTCGTTTCTATGGCAAGC CTGATACACCTTTCGGGCAAGTGAAACTGAATGAACTCGGTGCTTGGCTCGGTCGTAGGAACAAGTCCCCACAGGCCGTCGTCGGCGCTTGCAGCCGAg CTTGGTGGAGGTGGCAACACAAGTACATGCAGCCCAAGAAAGTGGGCATTGCTCCCTTCTTCCAGTTGCTGGTGGGCAGCATGACTTTCTTCTATGCTATAAACTACGGTAAAATGA AGCACCACAGGAACTACAAGTACCACTAA
- the Rpn10 gene encoding regulatory particle non-ATPase 10, translating to MVLESTMICVDNSDYMRNGDFLPTRLQAQQDAVNLVCHSKTRSNPENNVGLLTLANVEVLATLTSDVGRIMSKLHRVQPNGNINLLTGIRIAHLALKHRQGKNHKMRIVVFVGSPVETDEKELVKLAKRLKKEKVNCDVVSFGEDSDNNPLLTSFVNTLNGKDNNTGGSHLVSVPAGGCVVLSEALISSPLIGGDGAGPSGSGLSPFEFGVDPNEDPELALALRVSMEEQRQRQEEESRRQQATTEGEPGKTGETQNTGMERALAMSLGHEAMELSEEEQIALAMQMSMQQEAPAAEESMDVSEEYAEVMNDPAFLQSVLENLPGVDPQSEAIRNAMSTIKKDKDEKDDKEQKDKDKDGKGSTSK from the coding sequence ATGGTATTAGAAAGTACTATGATTTGTGTAGACAACAGTGATTATATGAGAAATGGAGATTTCCTTCCAACAAGGCTGCAGGCTCAGCAAGATGCCGTAAACCTGGTATGTCATTCCAAAACACGGTCAAATCCTGAAAATAACGTCGGTTTATTGACTTTAGCCAATGTAGAGGTACTGGCCACGTTAACCAGTGATGTTGGGCGAATCATGTCCAAGTTACACCGGGTACAACCCAACGGTAACATCAACCTTTTGACTGGTATCAGAATCGCCCACTTGGCGCTGAAGCACCGACAGGGCAAGAACCACAAAATGCGCATCGTTGTATTCGTTGGCTCGCCAGTTGAAACCGATGAAAAAGAATTAGTGAAACTCGCTAAGAGGCTGAAGAAAGAGAAGGTAAACTGTGATGTTGTCTCATTTGGTGAGGATTCTGACAATAATCCTCTTCTGACATCCTTTGTCAACACTCTGAATGGCAAAGACAACAATACTGGAGGTAGCCACCTTGTGTCAGTACCCGCTGGTGGTTGTGTGGTGTTATCCGAGGCTTTAATATCTAGCCCATTGATTGGTGGTGATGGCGCCGGTCCATCTGGGTCTGGTTTGTCACCATTCGAGTTTGGCGTTGATCCCAATGAAGATCCAGAGCTTGCACTTGCTCTGCGAGTATCCATGGAGGAACAGAGGCAACGCCAGGAAGAAGAGTCACGTCGTCAACAAGCTACCACTGAAGGTGAGCCAGGAAAGACTGGTGAGACCCAAAACACTGGTATGGAGAGAGCTCTGGCAATGTCTTTGGGTCATGAGGCCATGGAGCTGTCAGAGGAGGAACAGATTGCTCTTGCTATGCAGATGAGCATGCAACAAGAGGCTCCAGCAGCAGAGGAGAGCATGGATGTATCGGAAGAGTATGCTGAAGTAATGAATGATCCTGCATTCCTTCAAAGTGTACTGGAAAACTTGCCCGGAGTGGATCCTCAGAGTGAAGCCATCCGTAACGCCATGTCCACTATCAAGAAGGACAAAGATGAGAAGGATGACAAGGAACAGAAAGACAAAGATAAAGACGGCAAGGGAAGCActtctaaataa
- the LOC142974875 gene encoding uncharacterized protein LOC142974875, with the protein MYGCACVKEGIPELRQRSQSPVRNGFRVTSSAPAPMYRESNASRLRQERGMSLSNKVNNPRSTSSSTTSSQKSPRRSPCRSPPSPPPINGDANNKPAKEPSPDKCENENPSSEGAPPSGIPVSKTAQERARSREHSAEYVIDTRSKTLNSVPRNAVAAELVDLITDNVKNSASVHFREPQLSSFKPPASSPQESTGYGKPLVTPINKKLCIRRVPTAPVPGGRVSREMNSPSTSGSRTRSPSRTRPVASRGPSPVVNGRSQSGNARAPTKGTVSGNTLRTTNNSQDTKIPVARNNFPVRNPNIKPMQHDTREVPKGRIGANLISPARSPTRGRSPIPKPKHDVTKSPAPKPPLYSAIKSQVHIINKEHSNNTSTLNRANPNLHGSSKSFKPQLEDIKSSFLLLNNTQDGHEKTCPSGDGSSSEKTCSDEKKEVSPVSPPIAVVMPMQESYSAKPPKLLDKISSSREIRASPDCRTNDGPYYVSHEQRPRIRNYRIPIKGTVSEVQLNNLPSIDDCELPDTYALTRSNFIFDLFRPLAPKPQMLNRCLSKETRKLCNIRQENSMTTRSRLRNRSPFPTVKVKQGTNLTHSSEIPASKCLPTASQSTLTQKANGKSKSPVPIISPKIFNEEMRKQLEWCINI; encoded by the exons atgtatggatgtgcaTGTGTCAAGGAAG GTATACCGGAGCTCCGTCAACGCTCGCAGAGTCCTGTGCGCAACGGGTTCCGTGTCACCAGCTCAGCGCCCGCGCCTATGTATAGAGAAAGTAACGCTTCCA GGTTGAGGCAAGAGAGAGGTATGTCGCTGTCGAACAAAGTGAACAACCCTCGGAGCACTTCTAGCAGCACGACTTCATCACAAAAGAGCCCTAGGCGAAGCCCTTGTC GTTCTCCGCCATCTCCACCGCCGATTAATGGCGATGCCAATAATAAACCAGCCAAGGAACCCTCGCCAGATAAATGTGAAAATGAAAACCCTTCTTCAG AGGGTGCGCCACCCTCTGGCATACCCGTTTCGAAGACAGCACAGGAACGAGCCCGGTCTAGAGAACATTCCGCCGAATATGTTATTGATA CGCGATCAAAAACCTTAAACTCAGTGCCTCGTAACGCAGTTGCTGCGGAGCTGGTTGATCTTATCACTGACAATGTCAAGAACT CAGCGTCAGTTCACTTCCGCGAGCCTCAACTGTCCAGTTTCAAGCCGCCGGCTTCGTCTCCTCAAGAGTCGACCGGCTACGGCAAGCCTCTCGTCACGCCTATCAATAAGAAGTTGTGCATTCGAAGAGTTCCCACCGCTCCTGTGCCCGGTGGCC GCGTAAGCAGAGAAATGAATTCTCCTTCCACTTCAGGCAGTCGGACGAGATCCCCATCACGAACAAGGCCAG TGGCGAGCAGGGGTCCAAGTCCAGTAGTTAACGGGAGATCACAGTCAGGGAACGCCAGAGCAC CCACCAAGGGCACTGTATCGGGCAACACGCTACGGACCACGAATAATAGCCAGGATACTAAAATCCCGGTGGCGAGGAACAACTTTCCTGTCAGAA ATCCTAATATCAAGCCGATGCAGCATGATACGAGGGAAGTACCGAAAGGACGAATAG GGGCCAACTTGATATCGCCAGCGAGATCTCCGACTAGAGGCAGATCACCGATACCGAAACCGAAACATG ACGTTACGAAAAGCCCCGCACCCAAACCTCCGCTTTACAGCGCAATAAAATCACAAGTTCATATTATTAACAAAGAACATTCCAACAACACTTCAACACTGAACAGAGCTAATC CCAACTTACACGGCAGTTCGAAAAGTTTCAAGCCGCAACTGGAAGATATAAAGAGttcatttttgttattgaacAATACGCAAGATGGTCACGAGAAAACTTGTCCCTCTGGTG ATGGTTCATCAAGCGAGAAGACCTGTTCTGATGAGAAAAAAGAGGTCAGCCCCGTATCTCCACCGATCGCCG TGGTCATGCCGATGCAAGAAAGTTATTCTGCGAAGCCTCCTAAATTACTAGACAAGATATCAAGCAGTAGAGAGATTCGGGCTTCACCTGACTGTA GAACCAACGATGGCCCCTATTATGTATCACATGAACAGAGACCCCGAATCAGGAACTATAGAATAC CAATCAAGGGCACTGTATCCGAAGTCCAGTTGAATAATTTACCGAGCATCGACGACTGTGAGTTACCGGATACTTACGCCCTCACGAGAAGCAACTTCATTTTCGATC tattcAGACCGCTAGCGCCAAAACCACAGATGCTTAACAGGTGTTTGTCGAAAGAAACGAGAAAATTGTGCAACATACGACAAG AGAACTCAATGACTACAAGAAGTCGGCTGAGAAATAGATCGCCTTTTCCAACCGTGAAAGTGAAACAAGGAACAAATCTTACTCACTCAAGCGAAATACCTGCCTCAA AATGTCTACCTACAGCGTCACAATCTACATTAACGCAGAAAGCAAATG GGAAAAGTAAATCACCTGTACCAATCATATCAcccaaaatatttaatgaagaaatGAGAAAACAATTAGAATGGTGTATCAATATCTGA